The nucleotide sequence GTATCAGCGTTTTGGAGACTTACCCACCTGCGTATCACAGTTTTCATTTTCGGCGGCACTATAAGCTTAAATGCGCTGTAAAACGGACACAAATACCTATTTTGCATCCACACGCAGAGACTAAGAAGTTCCTTAGAGCAAACCGGCTTAGTATCAACTACTGATTTTATTCTTTTTAGCCTGGTAAATTGGCTGCTTTGCGAGATACCGACGATTAGTCCTTCAACGGAATTATTATATAGACCAAACGGCACCAGGACGCGGATACCGACTTTTACAGCGTCTTCTAATTCTTTTGGAACAATATAGTCAAAAGAACGGTCGATTATATGTTTAGGGCTTATTAATGCAACCTGTACTATCATATGCCTTACCACCAAATTATTCTATAATATTTATTTGCTTTTATTAATTGATAAAGCTTTGTCAAGAATTATATTTGACAGCTCAAATTTATCCATTAGAGGAAGTTCGCTTATGTTTCCATATCTATCAATTAACGACGCCACATTAGTGTCAGTACCAAACCCGGCGCCTGTAGTTTTTAAATTATTTGCGACTATGAAGTCAACGTTTTTATTTACGCATTTTTCAGAAGCATTTTTGATTAAGTCCTCGGTTTCCATAGCAAATCCGACAATCGTTTTTTTATCATCGAATTTTTCGCCAAGTTCCTTTAAAATATCCGGATTTTTGGATAAAGCTATACTCATATCATTTAGATTTTTTTTCTTTATCTTATTTTCTGATACGGCAGACGGTTTAAAGTCTGCCACAGCTGCGGCCATTATTATTATATCTGCACTTTCTGACTCGTTGATTATACTACTCCTCATTTCATCGGCAGAGGAAACGTCAATAGTTTTGATTCCAGTGATAGGTTCACATGAATTATGTCCGGCAACCAGTGTAACTTGTCCGCCTCTTAGCATTGCGGCTCTAGCAAGAGCAAAACCCATCTTTCCGGTTGAATGATTTGTTATAAATCTTACAGGGTCAATTTTTTCCTGAGTTGCGCCGGCGCTGATAACAATCTTTTTGCCGGTTAGGTCTGCGGAATCTAAAAGCGCTAATTTTGCGATGTTTTCAAATATAACGTCAATTCCGGCTAATTTTCCGTTTCCAGTATCGCCGCATGCCAGGCGCCCGCTTTCGGGCATAACAAAATGATAGCAATGATACTTTTCACTCAATTTTTTTATATTGTCCTGCACAATTGGATTTTCAAACATATTTGTATTCATGGCAGGAGCTATGAGCACAGGAGCTTTTGTTGCCATAACCGTAGTCGTCAGCATATCATCAGCGATACCTCCGGCGATTTTTCCGATGATGTTTGCAGTACACGGAACTATAGCAAAAACATCGGCGGCTTTTGCCAGGGATATGTGTCTTATTTCCCATGATTTTGGCTCGTCAAATGTATCAATTGCCACCGGATTGCCTGAAAGGGACTGAAAGCTCAGCGGAGCTACAAATTCTACAGCTGATTTTGTCATTATAACTTTGACTTGGGCGCCGGACTTTACAAGCTTTGAAGTAAGCTCAAGGGCTTTGTATGCCGCAATTCCACCGGTAACACCCAATACAACAGTTTTGTTATCAAGAAGCATAAATATCACCTACATAAAATAATTTATAAAAATCAAGCCCACTCGGACTGCCAGTGCTGGTTCAGCCGGTGGGCGGTTATTCAAATAACGTCAGTTTAAAGACTTCCGATATCCGGCGTTGGGATATAGTTGAGCTTATCCTCATAAATTTCTTCAGCCGCTATAGATACCTCTTTGTTTGACGGAATATCAACCATAGGCTGTTTTCCCTCTGTCAGCTGTCTTGCGCGTTTAGCGGTTTCAATAGTCAGCAAGTATCTGCTGCCGGTTTTTTCAACCATTTCAGTAATAGGCGGTTTTATCATCATAATTAATCTCTCCTTTTATTTAATATACTTAATATTTCATCTGATGCGTCTTCTACAATTTTATTTACTACAACATAATCATATTTATCTTTTTTTGTAAGCTCCCATTTTGCAGCATTTATCCGGTCTTCAATTTCCTCAGGAGTTTCTGTATTCCTACCGATCAGCCGTTCGCGAAGTACATCTATATTTTCGGGAGCAATAAAAATATATACGGCTGACGGATATTTCTCTTGAAGATTCAATGCGCCCTGAACATCAATTTCCAAAAGCACATCTTTTCCTTCATCCAATTTTTCATTAACATATTTAACAGGAGTGCCGTAGTAGTTATCGTTATAGACTGCCCACTCCATGAATTCGTTATTATCAATCATCCTCTTAAATTCATCAACAGATTTAAAAAAGTAAGTTTCACCCTCAATATCGCCGTTTCTAGGAGCTCTTGTGGTAGCAGATATTGACGGAACAATGTCTGAATTATCAGCTAACAGTTTTTTTAGCACTGTTCCTTTACCAACACCGGATGGGCCTGAAACAACGATTAAAAGACCTCTTTTATTCATCGTCATCACCGCCGTCTTCAATGTTTTCATCACCGGATTTCGGTTCTGCCCTTCCGGCGATAGTTTCTGTTTGTATAGCCGATAGGATAATGTGGTCGCTGTCAGTAACAATAACTGACCTAGTGCGTCTTCCGCAGGTTGCGTCAATTACCATACCGCGTTCTTTTGCTTCCTGAATAATTCTTTTTATCGGCGCGGAATCAGGGCTTACAATTGCTATAACCCTTGAGCCTGATACAATGTTTCCAAATCCAACATTTATAAGTTTCATATTAGCCTCGCTTTTATTCAATATTTTGTATCTGTTCTCTTATCTTTTCAATTAATGATTTCATTTCTACAACAATTTTTGATAAGTCTATATCATTGCATTTTGAACCAATAGTGTTGGTTTCTCTGTTCATTTCCTGAACTATAAAGTCAAGTTTCTTTCCTATTGGTTCTGATGAATTAAGAGCGTTTTTAAATTCTTTGATATGGCTTTTAAGTCTGACAGTTTCTTCATCAACGGCAACTTTATCAGAAAAAATTGCGACCTCGGTTAAAATTCTGCTGTCATCTGCTCCGCTTTCCAGCTCAGATAATGCGTCGCGCAGTCTTTTTTCAAGTCTTTCTTTATATTTAGTTATAGTTTCAGGAGAAAGTTTTTCAACTTTTTCAACTTCTGACGACAGAATATTTAAATGTTCTAAAATGCTGTTGTTGAGCCTGCTTCCCTCGTTAATACGCATATTCAAGAAATCTTCAAGAGCAGCGTCCAGCGCGGTATTTATCATATTTAAAATTGCTTCTTCATCAATTTCTTTGTATTGAACTTCAAATATATCAGAAAGCGAGCACATGGATGACATTGAAATATCATCTTTAACACCAAAATCGGATAATTCACGCAAATTATTTATGTACGATTCTGCTAGAGGAAGATTTATTTTAACCTCTTTGCTGTCATCATTGATTTTATTTATGGAAACATAGACTTCTATTTTACCTCTTGAAATATTCTGAGATAATTTTGCACGTATGCTTTCTTCAAGAAAACTATAAATTCTCGGAGTTTTTATAGTATAATCAGCATATCTGTGGTTGACGGACTTAATTTGGATTTTAACTTCATATAAATCGTCAAATGTCATTTCGGCTCTGCCAAAACCGGTCATACTTTTTATCATAATTCTACCTCATAACAAATTATTTTTACAGCTTGATTTATTAACAAGAATATAGTATAATCTAAATAAATAAAAATTATCTTGTATATTACAGTATAAATTATCATTATTTTGCTTATCTATCTTTTAATTATACCATATTTTTTATTGATTGCCAATAGTTAAGAAGTGTTGTAATGAAAATGTAACATTAAAATAATATATATGTAATTATAATGTAATTAAATTGTTAATGTATTATTCGGATTAAATTGGCAATTCACGGGAAAATAAAGCATTGTTAACAATTTGTTAACAATTTTAGCAAACGCCTGATATGACGTTGTTATAGATGTATTAATATTCAATAAATTGGGCAGTTTCTTCAATTATAGCCCCTAATTCTATTGACAGATTTTCGGAAAAGCGGTATAATCGTCACATAGTTTCAAAAGTTAAACGCAGAAATTTGGCCGTATAAATGTTATTTGGCCGGTCTTATTTTTGTTGCTTTTTGAAACTGATAGTCAAAATTTATGCAGAAAGGGGTTGTGGTTTAGAATAGCGCATAGACGTATATTCGAAATTTTTGGAGGTTTTTTGTTTTGAGTTTTGGAAAGAGTTTTAGAAGAATTGTTGCAACACTATTAGTATTGATGACAATTTCTACTTTTATAATACTACCTACATATGCCGATTACGATGAGATCGATGAACCGGCTCAATACTATGGTGTTGTTCAAGTCTCAACACTTAATGTTAGACAAAGCGCATCAATGGACGCCGGTGTAATCACCACGCTTCCGTATGGTACAAGAGTTAGAGTTAATTGGATTGAACCCGGCTGGGTTTGCGTTGCATATAATAATGATGGACTTATTGGTTATGTTTCAGCTGACTATCTTTCTGTTTACGACGGAACGATACCTGAAGCAAGTGAAGGCGGTCAGGCTGTTTGCGATATAGCGGCACAGTTCCTTGGGGTTCCATATGTATGGGGCGGCACTTCACCTAACGGATTTGACTGCAGCGGATTGGTTCAGTATGTATATGCACAGTTAGGATTTAAATTGGCTCGTGTAGCTGACGACCAAATGAAAGAGGGTATTCCTGTTTCAAGAGATCAGTTAATGCCTGGTGATATAATTGGATTCAGCAGTTCAGGTCTTGGCGGATATGCTTCTCATATCGGAATATATGTTGGTGACGGAATGATGATTCACGCGCCGCATACAGGCGATGTTGTTAAATATACCAGTATTAATTCTGATTATTATGCTTCGCGTTTCGCTGGTGCAAGAAGAATTATTTATTAAGTTTAATATTAAGACGAGGGCGACCTAATAGGCCGTCCTTTTTGTTCATGAATTATATTAATATAATATAAGTTTATTTAGGAGAGTATAACATGACGATTGAGGAGTTAAACAGAGCGATTAAGTCTTATACTATACCGCGGGTATTTTTCTTTTTTGGTGAGGAGACATATTTGCTGGAAAATAAAATAAAATCTATAAAGGATAAAATTGTCCCTAAAGATTTAGTAAGTTTTAATTTTTCATATTTAAACTCGGATAAGATAACACCGGATGAAATAATTGAAGCTGCTGAAATTTTTCCTCAGGTTTCGGACAGGCGTCTTGTTGTTGTGAAAAACAGCGGTTTGTTTTCTAATCTGACGACAGGTAATTTTAAAAGTATTAAAGAATATATATTAAATCTTCCGGAATATGTATGCTTGATATTTTGGGAGGATGGGTTTGATCCTAAAAAAGTTAAATCAATGAAGTTTATTGAAGAATGCGGCGGCGGGATAGTAAATTTTGAAT is from Monoglobus pectinilyticus and encodes:
- the coaBC gene encoding bifunctional phosphopantothenoylcysteine decarboxylase/phosphopantothenate--cysteine ligase CoaBC, giving the protein MLLDNKTVVLGVTGGIAAYKALELTSKLVKSGAQVKVIMTKSAVEFVAPLSFQSLSGNPVAIDTFDEPKSWEIRHISLAKAADVFAIVPCTANIIGKIAGGIADDMLTTTVMATKAPVLIAPAMNTNMFENPIVQDNIKKLSEKYHCYHFVMPESGRLACGDTGNGKLAGIDVIFENIAKLALLDSADLTGKKIVISAGATQEKIDPVRFITNHSTGKMGFALARAAMLRGGQVTLVAGHNSCEPITGIKTIDVSSADEMRSSIINESESADIIIMAAAVADFKPSAVSENKIKKKNLNDMSIALSKNPDILKELGEKFDDKKTIVGFAMETEDLIKNASEKCVNKNVDFIVANNLKTTGAGFGTDTNVASLIDRYGNISELPLMDKFELSNIILDKALSINKSK
- the rpoZ gene encoding DNA-directed RNA polymerase subunit omega, which encodes MMIKPPITEMVEKTGSRYLLTIETAKRARQLTEGKQPMVDIPSNKEVSIAAEEIYEDKLNYIPTPDIGSL
- the gmk gene encoding guanylate kinase; translated protein: MNKRGLLIVVSGPSGVGKGTVLKKLLADNSDIVPSISATTRAPRNGDIEGETYFFKSVDEFKRMIDNNEFMEWAVYNDNYYGTPVKYVNEKLDEGKDVLLEIDVQGALNLQEKYPSAVYIFIAPENIDVLRERLIGRNTETPEEIEDRINAAKWELTKKDKYDYVVVNKIVEDASDEILSILNKRRD
- a CDS encoding DUF370 domain-containing protein — translated: MKLINVGFGNIVSGSRVIAIVSPDSAPIKRIIQEAKERGMVIDATCGRRTRSVIVTDSDHIILSAIQTETIAGRAEPKSGDENIEDGGDDDE
- a CDS encoding YicC/YloC family endoribonuclease encodes the protein MIKSMTGFGRAEMTFDDLYEVKIQIKSVNHRYADYTIKTPRIYSFLEESIRAKLSQNISRGKIEVYVSINKINDDSKEVKINLPLAESYINNLRELSDFGVKDDISMSSMCSLSDIFEVQYKEIDEEAILNMINTALDAALEDFLNMRINEGSRLNNSILEHLNILSSEVEKVEKLSPETITKYKERLEKRLRDALSELESGADDSRILTEVAIFSDKVAVDEETVRLKSHIKEFKNALNSSEPIGKKLDFIVQEMNRETNTIGSKCNDIDLSKIVVEMKSLIEKIREQIQNIE
- a CDS encoding C40 family peptidase; this encodes MSFGKSFRRIVATLLVLMTISTFIILPTYADYDEIDEPAQYYGVVQVSTLNVRQSASMDAGVITTLPYGTRVRVNWIEPGWVCVAYNNDGLIGYVSADYLSVYDGTIPEASEGGQAVCDIAAQFLGVPYVWGGTSPNGFDCSGLVQYVYAQLGFKLARVADDQMKEGIPVSRDQLMPGDIIGFSSSGLGGYASHIGIYVGDGMMIHAPHTGDVVKYTSINSDYYASRFAGARRIIY